Part of the bacterium genome, CTGGAACGACGTCCTGGACAGGTATCCCGACACGCCGCTGGCGCTGAACAACCGCGGCCTCGCCTGGGCGGAGCGCGGCGACCGCGCGGCCGCGCTCGCGGACCTCGATCGCGCCCTGCAGCTGGACCCGCAGTACGCCGACGCCCTCGGCAACCGGGGCGTCGTGAAGGGCGAGCGCGGGGACTACGACGGGGCGATCGCGGACTTCGACGAAGCCCTGCGACTGGCGCCCGCGTTCGCCGCGGCGCGCGCCGGCCTC contains:
- a CDS encoding tetratricopeptide repeat protein, whose translation is WNDVLDRYPDTPLALNNRGLAWAERGDRAAALADLDRALQLDPQYADALGNRGVVKGERGDYDGAIADFDEALRLAPAFAAARAGLADALFRRGVARFQAADYAGAVADFERVAAGRPDYPGVRQNLNAARSRLQGLNGGGD